A window of Staphylococcus lloydii genomic DNA:
GAATCATCTTTGGTTTTGCAGAAGGCCCGATTTTTTCAACAATTAGTAAAACAAACGCCAATTGGGCAGCACCTAAAGAGCGTGGTTTACTTTCTGCTTTAGGTTTAATAGGGGTGCCACTTGGGGCGTTAATTACTGCACCGATTGTGTCTGGATTATTATCTGTTACAAATTGGCGCGTACTCTTTATATTAATGGGTGTTTTAGGATTGGTTTGGGTTGTTATATGGGCCAAAGTCTTTACTGACTATCCTGAAGACAATAAAAAAGTATCAGCTAGAGAAGTTGAAGAAATTCGTTCAACTGAAGATACGATTAAAGGTGAGAAAACTGTAGAAACAGAACATAACGCGCACGAAAAGTGGTATCACTTCTTTAAAAGTCCAACACTCATTTTCAACACCATAGGGTACTTTGGTTTCCAATACATAAACTTTTTAATATTAACTTGGACTCCTAAATACTTACAAGATGAATATCACTTCGAAATCCATTCATTATGGTATTTAGGTATGATTCCATGGATAGGTGCTGTATTTACAGCATACTTCGGTGGTAAATTATCCGACTGGTTACGTCAAAAAACAGGTAGTTTACGTATCGCAAGATCTGGTTTAGCTATATTTGGTATGACGTTAGCGGCAATTTGTTTCCTTATCATTCCAACTA
This region includes:
- a CDS encoding MFS transporter, which codes for MKNYRYFIIVMIIIMTMINYIDRGGISYAQEDIIKEFGFDNVAWGAILGYFGYGYMLGSLFGGVLSDKKGPKFVWIVAGTLWSLFEIAMAFAGELGMAIFGGSALAGFGMLRIIFGFAEGPIFSTISKTNANWAAPKERGLLSALGLIGVPLGALITAPIVSGLLSVTNWRVLFILMGVLGLVWVVIWAKVFTDYPEDNKKVSAREVEEIRSTEDTIKGEKTVETEHNAHEKWYHFFKSPTLIFNTIGYFGFQYINFLILTWTPKYLQDEYHFEIHSLWYLGMIPWIGAVFTAYFGGKLSDWLRQKTGSLRIARSGLAIFGMTLAAICFLIIPTTDNIAFILILMMLGNACVFLPNAVYWSVVIDTAPKKSGTFGGIMHFFVNSATIIAPTLTGILVSAYGYGSMFISAVVAAVIGIIAMSFVKPGLKKIKTQTN